A single genomic interval of Megalobrama amblycephala isolate DHTTF-2021 linkage group LG17, ASM1881202v1, whole genome shotgun sequence harbors:
- the LOC125251198 gene encoding putative nuclease HARBI1, which translates to MANRGGRRDVLQTLDDRELLRSYILYRAGIMFVVDLLRDAITSPTRRHNAITPEKKVITTLRYLATGKMQQCSNDLGLSQSSVSRVITQTLTALSQPNIVTQFVSFPLDARTLHTHKRAFMDIAGFPGVIDGTHVRIIAPSEDEAVFVNRKNFHSINVQIVFNAACKILDIVAKWPGSTHDARMLSESGIRQLFERRYVPANCHLLGDSGYPCKPWLLTPYLQPRQGPQLNYNRAHKTTRAVVERGIGQLKRRFHVLHGEVRLRPEKVSKVIIACAILHNICKVRQIAEPLEDGDEDEDNDEDGGEEDIHIPQGNLVGDL; encoded by the exons ATGGCCAACAGAGGAGGCAGGAGAGATGTCCTGCAAACACTGGATGACAGGGAATTATTGAGAAGCTACATATTGTATCGTGCAGGAATCATGTTTGTGGTGGATCTCCTTAGAGATGCAATTACTTCACCAACTCGACGCCACAACGCTATTACACCGGAGAAGAAAGTAATCACAACCCTGAGGTATTTGGCAACAGGGAAAATGCAACAATGCAGCAATGACTTGGGTCTGTCCCAATCCTCCGTCAGCAGAGTCATCACCCAAACACTGACAGCTTTGTCACAACCTAATATTGTGACACAATTTGTTTCATTCCCGCTGGATGCCCGCActttacacacacataaaagGGCATTTATGGACATTGCAGGATTCCCTGGTGTAATTGATGGAACACATGTGAGAATAATTGCGCCATCAGAGGACGAGGCAGTCTTTGTTAACAGGAAGAATTTCCACAGCATCAATGTGCAAATAGTGTTCAATGCGGCCTGTAAGATTTTGGACATTGTGGCTAAATGGCCAGGCTCCACACATGATGCGAGAATGCTCTCCGAGAGTGGCATCAGACAGCTTTTTGAGAGACGCTATGTGCCAGCTAATTGCCACTTGTTAGGGGACAGTGGCTACCCATGCAAACCATGGCTCCTTACACCTTACCTCCAGCCACGCCAAGGGCCCCAATTAAACTATAACAG GGCCCACAAGACAACAAGAGCGGTGGTGGAGCGTGGCATAGGCCAGCTTAAGAGGCGCTTTCATGTTCTCCACGGAGAGGTGCGGCTGAGGCCTGAAAAAGTCAGCAAAGTCATCATAGCCTGTGCAATATTACACAATATTTGCAAGGTTAGACAAATTGCAGAACCTCTGGAGGATGGCGATGAGGATGAAGACAACGATGAGGATGGTGGTGAAGAAGATATTCACATTCCACAGGGGAACCTTGTCGGGGATCTGTGA